One genomic segment of bacterium includes these proteins:
- a CDS encoding TolC family protein, whose protein sequence is MNNYKLKMKNNLINILSAILLLVISWQVKAQSVDSLVNEALQNNPQLKSIEQRIYAGEYRAGSVDNFPPPTLGIEFTQVPIDEINIWDDAISNSLSISQMFPLGGKLSAMNNVELQNVEVTKKDYDSYKTNLTAQVKMSYYYIWQLDRKIEIQLENIDLLNNLSYSLEISYQVNRINQADVLTIKSEVASNNAQLIILKKQREAEIYKLNKLLGRKLDSKELTIDEDVNDDTLSYSQAQLEEILSNKNPSLLKMNSMIEMNKAMVNANNSELVPDLMVEGMVMRMPQGMILTSKTDLSMLAHEPQETEYMYSLMASITLPFVPWSSGKYNNKEEELLSEIKGIEYEKNNMQREMTAQLKETLVKYNTAKELMNLYDQEVIPLYANSAESQTTAYQNGKTSITTVIDSYRMLLMQKMNYYMSKADVQMSLAEIEMMVGANLKNLLLTEGN, encoded by the coding sequence ATGAACAATTATAAATTAAAAATGAAAAACAATCTTATAAATATTTTATCAGCAATTCTGCTTTTAGTCATAAGTTGGCAAGTAAAAGCTCAGTCAGTTGATTCATTAGTGAATGAGGCATTACAGAATAATCCACAGCTTAAATCGATAGAGCAAAGAATTTATGCCGGGGAGTACAGAGCAGGATCGGTTGATAATTTTCCACCGCCGACACTTGGAATTGAATTTACCCAAGTCCCAATTGACGAAATAAATATTTGGGACGATGCAATTTCAAATTCGTTGTCAATCTCTCAAATGTTTCCCCTCGGCGGTAAGTTAAGTGCAATGAACAATGTTGAACTTCAGAATGTCGAGGTGACAAAAAAAGATTATGACTCGTACAAAACAAATCTCACAGCACAGGTGAAAATGTCTTATTACTATATCTGGCAGCTGGATAGGAAAATTGAAATTCAACTTGAGAATATTGATCTGCTGAATAATCTTTCATATTCGCTTGAAATTAGTTATCAGGTAAACAGGATTAACCAGGCTGATGTATTAACAATAAAAAGTGAAGTAGCATCAAATAATGCTCAGCTTATTATACTGAAGAAACAGCGAGAAGCAGAAATTTATAAATTGAACAAACTTCTCGGCAGAAAACTTGATTCAAAAGAATTAACTATTGATGAAGATGTAAATGACGATACGTTGAGCTATTCACAGGCACAGCTTGAGGAGATACTTTCCAATAAAAATCCTTCTCTTCTAAAAATGAATAGCATGATAGAAATGAACAAAGCGATGGTTAATGCCAATAACAGCGAACTAGTTCCGGACTTGATGGTTGAAGGAATGGTGATGAGAATGCCGCAAGGAATGATTCTGACATCAAAAACAGATTTATCGATGCTTGCACACGAGCCGCAGGAAACGGAGTATATGTATTCGTTGATGGCCTCTATTACTCTGCCGTTTGTTCCATGGTCATCAGGCAAATATAATAACAAAGAAGAAGAACTGTTGTCTGAGATTAAAGGTATAGAGTATGAGAAAAATAATATGCAAAGGGAAATGACGGCACAGCTTAAAGAAACTTTGGTGAAATACAATACTGCTAAAGAACTGATGAATCTATACGATCAGGAAGTAATTCCACTATACGCTAATTCAGCTGAATCCCAGACAACAGCTTATCAAAACGGAAAAACCAGTATTACAACGGTAATTGATTCATATAGAATGTTACTGATGCAAAAGATGAATTATTATATGTCAAAAGCGGATGTGCAGATGTCGCTTGCAGAAATAGAAATGATGGTGGGTGCAAATCTTAAAAATTTATTGTTAACAGAAGGAAATTAA
- a CDS encoding efflux RND transporter periplasmic adaptor subunit, producing the protein MKNLKYFLIPFILILLFAFACSDSNDSSAKKEYWTCPMHPEVQKDGPGACPICNMDLIKKVTDGKTDDTAESNMKGMLTLTSDRQVLANVSTVKIKNEKLLKELSAYSYLDFAEQSRKTIPAKFNGRIEKLFIDKTGDYVKKGEALFEIYSPDLVQAQNEYLIALGNSKNENITLAEASKKKLELFGLTPSQIEALKNSGEINLTLTYYSPVSGTVIEKKVQEGMYVNEGTAIYEVAELSTLWNIAEVNETDLSTIKIGSKVKLKLKAYPGEEFSGRVTFIYPVINPQTRTVKVRSELSSQKSKLKPQMYGETVFSYDAGIGLLVPADAVIFSGNRNVVWIKTSDGMFEARNVQLGLKFGDKYQVHSGLNEGDEVAASGGFLIDSESQLKSGMPTGHQHDNTIPNQMNDNENNSISKEHNNH; encoded by the coding sequence ATGAAAAATCTAAAATATTTTTTAATACCATTTATACTAATTCTTTTATTTGCTTTTGCCTGCTCGGATTCAAATGATTCAAGTGCTAAAAAAGAGTACTGGACCTGTCCAATGCATCCGGAAGTTCAAAAAGATGGACCGGGTGCGTGTCCAATCTGCAATATGGATTTAATAAAAAAAGTTACAGACGGAAAGACAGATGACACAGCGGAATCAAATATGAAAGGTATGCTGACTTTAACTTCCGACAGACAGGTACTTGCAAATGTTTCAACTGTAAAGATTAAGAATGAAAAGCTGCTCAAAGAATTATCTGCTTACAGCTATCTTGATTTTGCTGAGCAAAGCCGTAAAACGATCCCTGCAAAATTTAACGGCAGAATCGAAAAATTATTTATTGATAAAACCGGAGACTATGTAAAAAAGGGAGAGGCATTGTTTGAGATTTATAGTCCCGATCTTGTGCAGGCACAGAATGAATACCTGATAGCTTTGGGTAATTCTAAGAATGAAAATATTACTTTGGCTGAAGCATCAAAGAAAAAACTGGAGCTGTTTGGTTTAACGCCAAGCCAGATTGAGGCACTGAAAAATTCCGGTGAAATTAATCTTACTTTAACATACTATTCGCCGGTTAGCGGAACGGTCATCGAAAAGAAAGTGCAGGAAGGAATGTATGTTAATGAAGGTACTGCAATATATGAAGTAGCTGAACTTTCAACACTCTGGAACATTGCAGAAGTAAATGAAACTGATCTTTCAACAATTAAGATAGGAAGTAAAGTAAAACTAAAATTAAAAGCATATCCGGGAGAAGAATTTTCAGGCAGAGTAACATTCATTTATCCCGTAATTAATCCGCAGACAAGAACTGTAAAAGTAAGAAGTGAGTTGAGCAGTCAAAAGAGTAAACTCAAACCTCAAATGTATGGCGAAACTGTTTTTTCTTATGATGCCGGAATCGGCTTACTGGTTCCCGCTGATGCTGTTATTTTTTCGGGAAACCGGAATGTTGTCTGGATTAAAACTTCCGACGGAATGTTTGAAGCTCGTAATGTACAACTAGGATTAAAGTTTGGAGATAAATACCAAGTTCATTCCGGATTAAATGAGGGTGATGAAGTTGCAGCAAGCGGCGGATTTTTAATCGACTCTGAAAGTCAATTAAAAAGTGGAATGCCAACAGGACACCAACACGATAATACTATCCCTAATCAGATGAATGACAATGAAAACAATTCAATTTCAAAAGAACACAATAATCACTAA
- a CDS encoding efflux RND transporter permease subunit: protein MIEKIIDWSANNRFIVILLYIIIIGYGIYSVINLPVDAIPDLSENQVIIFTEWMGRSPQIIEDQVTFPIVSGLQGLPAVKAVRANSMFGMSFVFVIFQDNVDLYFARSRVLERMNTIQAQLPAGVVPSLGPDGTGVGHVFWYTVEGKDYDLGTLRSIQDWYIRYKLSSVEGVAEVASIGGYVKQYQVDVNPTDLRAYNLTVSDVVGAVQRSNNEVGGKILEVSDAEYFVRGQGYIKSKEDIENTVVKSFTNGIPVLLKNVAKVQIGGDIRRGALEKDGLGQVVGGIIVMRSGENAQTVIERVKEKIKEISSGLPSGVSIVPSYDRSTLIKEAIGTLDRALIEAAIVVGIMVAIFLMHFRSVVRILIEIPIAVLISFILMYTFDITSNIMSLGGIILAIGVIVDSSIVLVENAYRNIARAIEEKGSLTKEEYIKISIDSAKQVGRAIFFSELIILVSFIPVFLLTGQEEKMFTPLAFTKSFTMIGAAVIVITLIPVLMTMLMRGKFRPENKNPVTKLFVQIYEPLIHWVLKHRKITIAINIIALLITVPMVLNTGSEFMPPLDEGSILYMPATLPGASITEVNRILQEQDKIIKTVPEVHHVLGKTGRAETATDNAPLSMIETIIVLKPKDEWRPRITKQDIVAELEHKLQIPGVTNGWTQPIINRINMLSTGVRTDIGFKIFGENLDTLEAYAIKAEGLLKKVDGAADVVAERVQNGYYLDIQIKREIAARYGVNISDLQNIIETAIGGQNLGVVIEGRMRFPIRMRYQRDYRDDVEEIKNLIIPVSLSQQMNVQSAMNNNSSIGISNNSGGMSSMGNSNNAGVTIQPTSGQSGFSLLTTEQNAITYLPISELADVKVLTGPPMISSENGMLRSIVFMNTRGRDMGSVMVDAKKVIEENLKLPAGYSYTWSGQYESKVRAQQTIQIIMPVVFLIIFVLLFLTLKDYMEAGVVMLSVPFALIGGMYMIYILGYNFSVAVWVGFIALYGVAVETGVVMVVYLHEALDKRIRDHKNGKRDAITKKDIYEATVEGSVMRLRPKLMTVGTSMVGLIPVMWATGTGSDVMKPLTAPLIGGLLTSAVHVLVVTPILFAIMKEHALKKGKLELSKMSDWMKEG from the coding sequence ATGATTGAAAAAATAATTGATTGGTCAGCGAATAACAGATTCATAGTAATTCTGCTATACATTATTATAATCGGTTATGGAATTTACAGCGTTATAAATCTACCTGTGGATGCAATACCGGATCTTTCCGAAAATCAGGTGATAATTTTCACTGAATGGATGGGTAGATCACCCCAGATCATTGAGGACCAGGTAACATTCCCGATTGTCTCGGGATTACAAGGCTTACCAGCTGTAAAAGCAGTGAGAGCAAATTCAATGTTCGGGATGTCTTTTGTCTTTGTGATATTTCAAGATAATGTGGATCTGTACTTTGCTCGGTCAAGAGTTCTTGAAAGGATGAATACAATCCAGGCACAACTTCCTGCAGGAGTCGTTCCATCTTTAGGACCGGATGGAACTGGTGTTGGACACGTCTTTTGGTACACTGTGGAAGGAAAAGATTATGATCTTGGAACACTCAGATCGATACAGGATTGGTATATCAGATACAAGTTGTCTTCTGTCGAAGGTGTAGCCGAGGTTGCAAGTATCGGTGGATATGTAAAGCAGTATCAGGTAGATGTTAATCCTACCGATTTAAGAGCGTACAACCTGACAGTATCGGATGTTGTTGGTGCAGTGCAGCGGAGTAACAACGAAGTTGGTGGTAAAATATTAGAAGTTAGCGATGCCGAATATTTTGTTCGCGGACAGGGTTATATAAAATCGAAGGAAGATATTGAGAACACGGTTGTAAAATCATTTACAAATGGAATTCCTGTACTGCTTAAAAATGTTGCAAAGGTTCAGATTGGTGGAGATATAAGACGAGGTGCCTTAGAAAAAGATGGACTTGGACAAGTTGTTGGTGGAATAATAGTGATGCGATCCGGTGAAAATGCTCAGACTGTGATTGAAAGAGTTAAAGAAAAAATTAAGGAAATATCTTCCGGTCTTCCTTCCGGTGTTAGTATTGTACCATCATACGATAGAAGTACTCTTATCAAAGAAGCAATCGGAACTTTAGACAGGGCATTAATAGAAGCAGCAATTGTTGTGGGAATAATGGTTGCCATATTTCTCATGCATTTCAGAAGTGTTGTAAGAATCCTGATTGAAATACCTATCGCAGTACTTATCTCCTTCATATTGATGTATACTTTCGATATAACATCAAATATTATGAGTCTTGGAGGAATAATATTAGCAATAGGTGTTATTGTTGATTCATCCATTGTTTTGGTTGAAAATGCGTATCGCAATATTGCCAGGGCGATTGAAGAAAAAGGATCTCTCACAAAAGAAGAATACATAAAAATTTCAATCGACTCTGCGAAACAGGTGGGACGTGCAATATTTTTTTCTGAACTGATCATTTTAGTTTCATTCATTCCTGTTTTTCTATTAACCGGACAGGAAGAGAAAATGTTCACACCATTAGCCTTTACAAAATCGTTTACAATGATTGGTGCTGCTGTCATAGTTATTACATTAATTCCGGTATTAATGACTATGCTGATGCGGGGAAAATTCAGACCTGAAAATAAAAATCCTGTTACAAAACTCTTCGTGCAAATCTATGAACCATTGATTCATTGGGTTTTAAAGCATCGCAAAATAACTATTGCTATAAATATCATAGCATTGTTAATTACTGTTCCGATGGTTTTGAATACCGGAAGTGAATTTATGCCGCCGCTTGACGAAGGCTCAATACTTTACATGCCCGCAACACTTCCTGGCGCTTCAATAACTGAAGTTAACAGAATATTGCAAGAACAGGATAAAATAATTAAAACTGTTCCCGAGGTTCATCACGTACTGGGAAAAACCGGAAGGGCAGAAACTGCGACAGATAATGCACCATTAAGTATGATCGAAACCATAATTGTATTGAAACCAAAGGATGAGTGGCGACCAAGGATAACAAAACAGGATATTGTCGCTGAACTCGAACACAAGCTTCAGATTCCCGGAGTAACAAACGGGTGGACACAACCGATCATCAACAGAATAAATATGCTGTCAACCGGTGTTAGAACTGATATCGGATTTAAGATTTTCGGTGAAAACTTAGATACATTAGAAGCATACGCAATAAAAGCAGAAGGACTATTAAAAAAAGTTGATGGGGCTGCTGATGTAGTTGCTGAACGTGTACAAAACGGATACTATCTCGATATACAAATTAAAAGAGAGATTGCGGCAAGATATGGTGTCAACATCAGCGATTTACAGAATATAATCGAAACAGCTATCGGCGGACAAAATTTAGGTGTAGTCATTGAAGGAAGAATGCGTTTCCCGATTCGAATGCGTTATCAAAGAGATTACCGTGATGATGTCGAGGAAATCAAAAATTTGATTATTCCAGTGTCATTATCTCAACAGATGAATGTTCAATCTGCAATGAATAATAATTCATCTATAGGAATTAGTAATAACAGTGGTGGAATGTCCTCTATGGGAAATTCAAACAATGCAGGTGTTACTATTCAACCCACTAGTGGACAAAGCGGTTTTTCATTACTTACCACTGAACAAAATGCAATTACATATCTCCCCATTTCCGAATTAGCAGATGTGAAAGTACTTACAGGTCCACCAATGATAAGCAGTGAAAACGGGATGCTGAGATCAATAGTATTTATGAATACAAGGGGTAGAGATATGGGAAGTGTAATGGTCGATGCTAAAAAAGTTATTGAAGAAAATCTTAAACTTCCAGCTGGTTACAGTTATACCTGGAGCGGACAATATGAAAGTAAAGTTCGTGCACAGCAGACTATCCAAATAATTATGCCTGTTGTGTTTCTAATAATTTTTGTTCTGCTCTTTCTTACACTTAAAGATTATATGGAAGCCGGTGTAGTGATGTTGTCAGTACCATTTGCATTAATTGGAGGAATGTATATGATCTACATTCTCGGATACAATTTTTCTGTCGCTGTATGGGTTGGTTTCATTGCATTATATGGTGTTGCCGTTGAAACCGGAGTTGTGATGGTCGTCTATCTGCACGAAGCTCTTGATAAAAGGATCCGGGACCATAAAAACGGTAAAAGAGATGCAATTACAAAAAAAGATATTTATGAAGCGACAGTTGAAGGTTCTGTAATGCGACTAAGACCCAAGCTGATGACAGTAGGAACTTCTATGGTTGGATTAATTCCAGTTATGTGGGCAACCGGGACTGGTTCAGATGTTATGAAACCGCTGACTGCTCCACTGATTGGCGGGCTCTTAACTTCTGCGGTACACGTACTAGTCGTAACTCCGATTCTTTTTGCAATAATGAAAGAACACGCATTAAAAAAAGGAAAATTAGAATTATCCAAAATGTCCGATTGGATGAAGGAGGGCTAA